In the Oncorhynchus gorbuscha isolate QuinsamMale2020 ecotype Even-year linkage group LG05, OgorEven_v1.0, whole genome shotgun sequence genome, one interval contains:
- the LOC124035656 gene encoding liprin-beta-2-like isoform X5, whose amino-acid sequence MVCWVTYTHHHMKVILQELRLLKEKVDHLEDQKSQYERRLKAAKAQISDLQQLLLSKNAEIDSLHAQLLARPLSAETSERDQELQRLKTGMEMLLVANDEKDRHIEELTLLLVQCRQFRDVTPRQAPPTVLSVSNERTLSSSSEEEEHGVVMTVPPSALPENTKTEMSFSGSSPQLVSNLPTQKGRELWTHPRLLSSSMDNLQNGSSPKNGPVDNRCQTLPVKSSLPEHNGECSETPSQRSLEGSEDGDSRKIEKMDDTSSSDLSPQSSGAESGQQTIGSPEHLKNNNSIRKLWGKIRRTQSGGLQGEDLEPNQFRRGGLRATAGPRLTRTPESGSSVRDMNTPFGQWTREQVCGWLEDYGLGQYVNLTRQWVDNGQTLLSARPQDFEKEMGIKHPLHRKKLQLALRGFSTKALEKSSELDHIWVTRWLDDIGLPQYKDQFHEGRVDGRMLQYLTVNDLLFLKVTSQLHHLSIKCAIHVLHVNKFNPHCLRRRPGEERNPSPSEVIQWSNHRVMEWLRAVDLAEYAPNLRGSGVHGGLIILEPWFTSETLAMLLNIPPQKTLLRRHLATAFTALVGTQATLDKRDYANATGHAPLTTAAKVRPKKLGLTHFSHLRKRSPDNLADYICPIDSGGLSVMNGVSHRLYAGVRGLSPILDSESEKREQVGPKS is encoded by the exons ATGGTATGTTGGGTTACCTACACCCATCACCACATGAAG GTCATACTTCAAGAGCTCAGACTTCTCAAGGAGAAAGTAGACCATCTTGAAGACCAGAAGTCCCAGTATGAGAGGAGACTCAAAGCAGCAAAG GCACAGATATCAGACCTCCAGCAACTCCTGCTCAGTAAGAATGCAGAAATAGACAGCCTGCACGCACAGCTCCTGGCCAGACCACTGTCCGCTGAGACGTCCGAGAGAG ACCAGGAGCTCCAAAGGTTAAAGACTGGGATGGAGATGCTGCTGGTTGCCAATGATGAAAAG GACCGGCATATTGAGGAGCTCACACTGCTCTTAGTCCAGTGCAGACAGTTCAGAGATGTAACCCCAAGACAAG CTCCACCCACTGTCCTCTCAGTATCCAATGAGAGGACTCTGTCGAGCAGCAGCGAAGAAGAGGAGCATGGAGTGGTGATGACAGTTCCTCCCAGTGCACTCCCTGAGAACACAAAGACTGAG ATGTCCTTCAGCGGTTCGTCCCCCCAGCTTGTGTCCAACCTGCCAACCCAGAAGGGGAGAGAACTCTG GACGCATCCCCGACTTTTATCAAGCAGTATGGACAACCTACAGAATGGATCTTCACCGAAG AATGGGCCTGTAGATAACAGGTGCCAGACCTTGCCGGTGAAGTCCTCCCTACCAGAGCATAATGGAGAGTGCAGTGAGACACCGAGCCAGAGGTCTCTAGAGGGGAGTGAAGACGGAGACTCAA GAAAGATAGAGAAAATGGATGACACCTCATCCTCTGACCTTTCACCCCAGTCATCAGGGGCGGAGTCAGGTCAACAGACTATTGGCTCTCCAGAGCACCTGAAGAACAATAACAGTATCAGAAAACTCTGGGGAAA gatCAGGCGGACCCAGTCAGGGGGTCTGCAGGGGGAGGACCTGGAACCAAACCAGTTTAGGAGAGGGGGGCTGCGTGCCACAGCTGGGCCAAGATTGACCCGGACCCCTGAGTCTGGCAGCTCTGTTCG GGATATGAACACACCATTCGGCCAGTGGACCAGGGAGCAGGTGTGTGGTTGGCTGGAGGACTATGGTCTGGGCCAGTACGTCAACCTGACCCGGCAGTGGGTCGACAACGGACAGACGCTCCTGTCCGCAAGGCCACAGGACTTTGAGAAG GAAATGGGTATCAAACACCCGCTACACAGGAAGAAACTACAGCTGGCCCTAAGGGGGTTCAGTACTAAAGCCCTGGAAAAGTCATCTGAACTAGACCACATTTGGGTTACAC GATGGTTGGATGACATAGGCCTTCCTCAGTACAAGGACCAGTTCCACGAGGGGCGAGTGGATGGCAGGATGCTCCAGTATCTCACCGTG AATGACCTGCTTTTCCTGAAGGTGACCAGTCAGCTCCATCACCTCAGTATAAAGTGTGCTATCCACGTCCTCCACGTCAACAAGTTCAACCCCCACTGCCTCCGACGCAGGCctggagaggag AGGAACCCCTCTCCTTCAGAAGTGATCCAATGGTCCAACCATCGTGTGATGGAGTGGCTTCGGGCGGTGGACCTGGCTGAGTATGCACCCAACCTACGGGGCAGTGGGGTCCATGGAGGTCTCATT ATTCTGGAACCATGGTTCACCTCTGAGACCCTGGCCATGCTGCTGAACATCCCACCTCAGAAGACCCTGCTCCGCCGCCACCTGGCCACCGCCTTCACCGCCCTGGTGGGGACACAGGCCACTCTGGACAAACGGGATTATGCCAACGCCACCGGCCATGCACCCCTCACTACCGCCGCCAAAGTCCGG CCCAAGAAGCTTGGTTTGACCCACTTCAGTCACCTGAGGAAGAGGAGCCCAGATAATTTGGCGGACTACATCTGCCCGATAGACAGTGGGGGCCTTTCGGTCATGAATGGGGTTTCCCACCGGCTGTACGCAGGGGTCCGTGGCCTCAGCCCCATCCTGGACAGCGAGTCAGAGAAGCGGGAGCAGGTGGGGCCCAAAAGCTGA